The genomic segment ATCCCGGTATGCAGCGCGAACACCACGAGGTCGCGCAACCATGACGGACAAGCGCTGAGCAATTGCGCCTCTTCGTCTTCTGTCAGCCAACGGTCCCGTTTGTTCGCGCCCTTTTCGAGGGACACGCGGCTCACGGGATTCTCGCGGCACCATTCCCACTCCCGCTTGGCGAGGTTGAAGGCCTTTCTCAAGCAACTAAGCTCTCGATTAATCGAGGCGGCTTGCACCCCAGCCGCGTACCGTGTGCTCTTATAGTCCACGATCAGTCGGGGCGTGATCTCCGCTAACGTCCGACCTCCGAAGAACACACGGAAGCGTTTCACGAAGACCTGACATATCTGCTGGCTTGCCAACTTCACGAGATGCTCCCGCTCGAAACGATCCATCAATTCATCGAAGGTTCGAGTCTTTTCTTCGAGGCGATCAAAATACTGCCCCTCAATCAGCTGAACCTTCACCTTGGCCATGATCGAGTCAGCTAAGGCCCGATTCGCCGTCCCGGTGGACCGGCGTATCCGCTGACCCTGAAAAATCAAATTCATCCACCAGACATTCCCTCGTTTAACGAGCCCCACGGTCTACCTCCCTTCCCTTTGGGCTCGCTGTCGATGGTTTCCCCGGGGGCGGAGTATAGGCGTCTCGCTTGGCCGCTTCAATGATGCGATCCAGATCGCGGTGACTCGCCCGTGACGCTCGCGGCACTGATTCGGGTGATTTCCGCTCAAACGAATCCAACCATTCCGTCACCTTCTCTCGCTCGAACCGGACCAAGCCATATATCTTCTGACTGGGAATCCTACCTTGAGCAGCCCAGAGGTAGAGCGTTGAGGGTTTGATCTTGAGCCAGGCGGATACATCTTTGATCGTCAGCAACATCGCCTTCCTTAGCCCCAGGAGGGGGCGTCTTCCGACACCCCCGCACCCCCGTTTCCGTGCTCGCGTCAGAACGCCAGCGAATCACTGGCGGCTGAGCTTCGCTGGGAGCAGCAGGCCAACCTTCCTACCGCATCCAGGTTTGCCTACTGCAAGGCGCTGCGCTCAGCGACAAGGATTGTGGTTCCCTTCCCGGACTGGTGGTAGGGGCAGGGAACGTGATGTTTATCGAACGAGCGCCTTCAGTTGGTCTTTCTCCAATGTAGTCCCGAATTCCCGTTCCAGCCGGTCGGCCATCTCCTGCCAGGTTCGTCCGGCGGCTTTCATCGCCTTGAGCATATGAAGCGCGTGTGCCAAGGAGCGGTCTTCGTGGTCTCGTTGGTGGTCGTCCTCTCTCTCATGGGCCTTGGTGAGTGTCTGGCCGAGGCTGTTGCCGAGCGCCTCTTTGTTCACCGATTCGTTCGAAGGTGTGGCGGCCTGTCTCAGCCGCCGAGGCTTGTCCCAGTATGGGCTCTTGCAACCGGGACAACGGACTGGCGTGTGTGGTTGACGGGGCCACCAGGCTTTGGCGCAGCGCTGACAGTGTTGCTGTTGGAGTCCGGCAGAGGGTTCACTTCCCGATAGGAGTACTCTCGTACGAGCAGGGTTTTGGTCTAATCGTTTGGAAAGGCTCATGATTTATTCTCTGCTGGAATTTGCGCCCCCGTTTGACAAGGCGGGGGCTGTGCCTCTATGGGCATCCGGCGTGCGCCGCTTGCGGCGCATCGCCGTGCGCTCCGATAGGCCTCGGCCTGGCGTTGCATCACGCGATGGACTTCCTCCAGATCGAACCGGAGCGCGGTCTTCACCAGAATTGCCGGGAGGTCTCCTCTTCGGTAGGCCCGTCGAATGGTATCGGTGCTGACCCGCAGCAGCTCAGCCAATTCCCGAACCGACACGCGGTGGTTGTGGGATGTTCTTTTCATGCTCCTCCACCGTAACCAGGAGTTATGGAACAGCACAACATGAGTGCCGCTAGTGCGAGGTTAGCGTACTGAGAGAAGAAAGAACATTAGGCAGGAAGGGACAGGAGAGGTCAGTAGGGGACAGGAATAGGCTGTAGGCCCTTGGGAACAGGAAGTTCAGGTGGTGCGGTCAACCTTGGCAACATGGCTCTTGGCATAGTCTGCAGCCGATCGAGATAGTCTAATCAGTAAGCTGAATGCATCATGATGCTGGGCGGCGAGAAATATTTTTGAGGCAGCCAGATTCCCTTGACCTGATCCTAACCTAATAATCTTGCCATAGACATAACCGATCTTACTTGTTTATAGGTTTACTGAATGCGATTTGGCATTTATATTCCGGTGTCTTTCTCAATAACCTGATTCGCGATT from the Nitrospira sp. genome contains:
- a CDS encoding site-specific integrase, yielding MGLVKRGNVWWMNLIFQGQRIRRSTGTANRALADSIMAKVKVQLIEGQYFDRLEEKTRTFDELMDRFEREHLVKLASQQICQVFVKRFRVFFGGRTLAEITPRLIVDYKSTRYAAGVQAASINRELSCLRKAFNLAKREWEWCRENPVSRVSLEKGANKRDRWLTEDEEAQLLSACPSWLRDLVVFALHTGMRLGEILSLTWSAVDLVRRTVTVFRSKNGERRTVPLNHTAMALLTEKAKVRHLKTCLAFPSQAGTRLDPNHLRQALRPAMAKAEIVDCHFHDLRHTFATRLVQSGIDLYKVQRLLGHKSPIMTQRYAHHYPESLRDGVEILDRRGRCDTKSTTVLRTSESVVLEVLEKMVGDTGIEPVASSV
- a CDS encoding helix-turn-helix domain-containing protein → MLLTIKDVSAWLKIKPSTLYLWAAQGRIPSQKIYGLVRFEREKVTEWLDSFERKSPESVPRASRASHRDLDRIIEAAKRDAYTPPPGKPSTASPKGREVDRGAR
- a CDS encoding helix-turn-helix domain-containing protein is translated as MKRTSHNHRVSVRELAELLRVSTDTIRRAYRRGDLPAILVKTALRFDLEEVHRVMQRQAEAYRSARRCAASGARRMPIEAQPPPCQTGAQIPAENKS